In Pantanalinema sp., the following proteins share a genomic window:
- a CDS encoding peptidoglycan-binding protein, whose translation MGNVNQTSMRTAVARTQQTSPLQTSQLDERSRAAELEGAEEAAYAQPTLSEAKPKEGRGLLGHIGDVFLGGGQAIGDMVKGVANVILHPIQTLKGIGYVITHPASLVNAFVEPYKQAIKDGRPGLALGRGIVEIGSLFVSPSQVVSGAKGVINSAKGLISGAKGAGQVGTAAAAAGTLGAKGAELSGKIAGQAATAMEKAAKLKALGHVGEAAKLEQFGRIMEKAAGFAATGTEQGVARAMKYATWATNAQTVNVATQAGTKVMTMSALAQHSDSLLNAAAKAGGTVAAKAGALAPAYDLPIKLTKNASSAVKTFGLSAKQADTLLAAADDIFKQNRLSGASQKVALDAAKTYMAGQLGVAAGDSALSALANTLKPSTKTLLNNSVTIANQFERTNYITRPLEKGARAIGRPVDKSIVAVNHVAKNVGENLAQVGDKVSSALGKVGDMRLGDIPRAVGQVATYPFKVTYQALAGAGQAIKNGLSGLANIGDIPLRRIWEAPAEAVGRAVSAGAQLVSNLPDVKLGELVQLARPALAASVIGRVSDVKNTADGGIAEKYGLLDTPANIAAFKAEVASYAEGAIGPETDNPEQVAQLQTILRKIGYDVKPSGTFDEDTALAVIDFKQRVGITQTYRMADGTPAVNEYVDETTAQALVSMAKRKAGVGEAEPSTAAGVTGSQVKASLEALDGALGAFDGAKTAAERAKAQTAMEEAALVAIHDLTGYGLSHENARADVEDKLNEIAAALNERGYGDEELSALIAEAQQEYAAPEEPEAAGKPEATGKPEATGKPAEVKPAETKPAAPTTYVVKANDNLARIAQQTLGDANRWREIYDLNKQVIGSNPNLILPGQKLQIPGKAAEAPKPETKPAAEAKPETKPAAEAKPETKPAVSAEVEALIKERGIQSDSANVQAFLKEVGEYAARGAIGPDSGSPAVIKQLQTLLARLGYDKVTSNGSFDDATGDAVIDFKVKQGLHQTYKLADGTWAVNEYVGEDTAQAMAKAVKELN comes from the coding sequence ATGGGGAACGTCAACCAAACCTCGATGCGCACGGCTGTTGCTCGCACGCAGCAGACGTCGCCCCTCCAGACCTCGCAGCTGGACGAGCGCTCCCGCGCCGCCGAGCTTGAAGGCGCCGAGGAGGCCGCTTACGCGCAGCCGACTCTCTCCGAGGCCAAGCCAAAGGAGGGCCGCGGGCTGCTGGGCCACATCGGCGACGTGTTTCTGGGCGGTGGTCAGGCCATCGGCGACATGGTCAAGGGCGTCGCGAACGTCATCCTCCACCCCATCCAGACCCTCAAGGGCATCGGGTACGTCATCACCCACCCGGCGTCGCTGGTCAACGCCTTCGTCGAGCCCTACAAGCAGGCCATCAAGGACGGCCGTCCCGGCCTCGCCCTCGGTCGCGGCATCGTCGAGATCGGCTCGCTCTTCGTCAGCCCCAGCCAGGTGGTCAGCGGCGCCAAGGGCGTGATCAACAGCGCCAAGGGCCTCATCTCGGGCGCCAAGGGAGCAGGCCAGGTGGGCACCGCCGCGGCCGCCGCGGGCACCCTCGGCGCCAAGGGCGCCGAGCTCTCCGGCAAGATCGCCGGCCAGGCCGCGACGGCCATGGAGAAGGCCGCCAAGCTCAAGGCCCTCGGCCACGTGGGCGAGGCCGCCAAGCTCGAGCAGTTCGGCCGCATCATGGAGAAGGCGGCGGGCTTCGCCGCCACGGGCACCGAGCAGGGTGTCGCCCGGGCCATGAAGTACGCGACCTGGGCCACCAACGCCCAGACCGTCAACGTCGCCACCCAGGCGGGCACCAAGGTCATGACCATGTCGGCCCTGGCTCAGCACTCGGACTCCCTGCTGAACGCCGCCGCCAAGGCGGGCGGCACGGTCGCGGCCAAGGCCGGCGCTTTGGCCCCCGCCTACGACCTGCCCATCAAGCTGACCAAGAACGCCTCCTCGGCGGTCAAGACCTTCGGCCTCTCGGCCAAGCAGGCCGATACCCTGCTGGCCGCCGCCGACGACATCTTCAAGCAGAACCGGCTCTCCGGCGCCTCCCAGAAGGTCGCCCTCGATGCGGCCAAGACCTACATGGCAGGCCAGCTCGGCGTGGCGGCCGGCGACAGCGCCCTCTCGGCTCTGGCCAACACCCTCAAGCCCAGCACCAAGACCCTGCTGAACAACTCGGTCACCATCGCCAACCAGTTCGAGCGCACCAACTACATCACTCGGCCGCTCGAGAAGGGCGCCCGCGCCATCGGTCGCCCGGTCGACAAGTCGATCGTGGCGGTGAACCACGTGGCCAAGAACGTGGGCGAGAACCTCGCCCAGGTCGGCGACAAGGTCTCGAGCGCGCTCGGCAAGGTCGGCGACATGCGCCTGGGCGACATCCCCCGCGCGGTCGGCCAGGTGGCGACCTACCCCTTCAAGGTCACCTACCAGGCCCTCGCGGGTGCCGGCCAGGCGATCAAGAACGGCCTGTCGGGGCTGGCCAACATCGGCGACATCCCCCTGCGCCGCATCTGGGAGGCGCCCGCCGAGGCGGTGGGCCGCGCCGTCAGCGCCGGCGCTCAGCTGGTGAGCAACCTTCCCGACGTGAAGCTGGGCGAGCTGGTTCAGCTGGCGCGCCCCGCGCTCGCGGCCTCGGTCATCGGCCGGGTGAGCGACGTCAAGAACACGGCGGACGGCGGGATCGCCGAGAAGTACGGCTTGCTCGACACCCCCGCCAACATCGCGGCCTTCAAGGCCGAGGTCGCGAGCTACGCCGAGGGCGCCATCGGTCCCGAGACCGATAACCCCGAGCAGGTCGCCCAGCTCCAGACGATCCTGCGCAAGATCGGCTACGACGTGAAGCCCTCGGGCACCTTCGATGAGGACACCGCGCTGGCGGTCATCGACTTCAAGCAGCGCGTGGGCATCACCCAGACCTACCGGATGGCCGACGGCACCCCCGCGGTCAACGAGTACGTGGACGAGACGACCGCCCAGGCCCTGGTCTCGATGGCCAAGCGCAAGGCCGGCGTCGGCGAGGCGGAGCCCTCGACCGCAGCCGGGGTCACGGGCAGCCAGGTCAAGGCCTCCCTCGAGGCGCTCGACGGCGCGCTCGGCGCCTTCGACGGGGCCAAGACCGCGGCCGAGCGCGCCAAGGCCCAGACCGCGATGGAAGAAGCGGCCCTGGTCGCCATCCACGACCTGACGGGCTACGGACTCTCCCACGAGAATGCCCGCGCCGACGTGGAGGACAAGCTCAACGAGATCGCCGCCGCCCTCAACGAGCGGGGCTACGGCGACGAGGAGCTCAGCGCCCTCATCGCCGAGGCGCAGCAGGAGTACGCGGCCCCCGAGGAGCCCGAGGCGGCCGGCAAGCCCGAGGCGACCGGCAAGCCCGAGGCGACCGGCAAGCCCGCCGAGGTCAAGCCTGCCGAGACCAAGCCCGCGGCGCCGACCACCTACGTGGTGAAGGCGAATGACAACCTGGCGCGTATCGCCCAGCAGACGCTCGGGGATGCGAACCGCTGGCGTGAGATCTACGACCTCAACAAGCAGGTCATCGGGTCGAACCCCAACCTGATCCTGCCCGGCCAGAAGCTCCAGATCCCCGGCAAGGCGGCGGAAGCCCCCAAGCCTGAGACCAAGCCCGCCGCCGAGGCCAAGCCTGAGACCAAGCCTGCCGCCGAGGCCAAGCCTGAGACCAAGCCCGCCGTCAGCGCCGAGGTCGAGGCCCTGATCAAGGAGCGGGGCATCCAGAGCGACTCTGCGAACGTGCAGGCCTTCCTCAAGGAGGTCGGCGAGTACGCGGCCCGCGGCGCCATCGGCCCCGATTCGGGCTCGCCCGCGGTGATCAAGCAGCTCCAGACCTTGCTCGCTCGCCTCGGCTACGACAAGGTCACGTCGAACGGCAGCTTCGACGACGCCACCGGGGACGCGGTCATCGACTTCAAGGTCAAGCAGGGCCTGCACCAGACCTACAAGCTCGCCGACGGGACCTGGGCCGTCAACGAGTACGTGGGCGAGGACACCGCCCAGGCGATGGCCAAGGCGGTCAAGGAACTCAACT
- a CDS encoding Fur family transcriptional regulator: MAADERELVEKDLRRRGYRITPQRERILRVFQELPGGTHLSAEDLYQRLSVEEPRISLATAYRTLKLLASLGLLREVDFAEGHKHYEFNREETPHQHMICVQCGTTLEFSGEELEAAARSAAEAFGFAVLDVQFKIFGRCAACQALGRS; encoded by the coding sequence ATGGCAGCCGACGAGCGCGAACTGGTCGAGAAGGACCTCCGGCGCCGGGGGTACCGCATCACCCCGCAGCGCGAGCGGATCCTGCGCGTCTTCCAGGAGCTCCCCGGCGGCACCCACCTCAGCGCCGAGGACCTGTACCAGCGCCTCTCGGTCGAGGAGCCCCGGATCAGCCTGGCGACCGCCTACCGCACCCTCAAGCTCCTGGCGTCGCTGGGCCTCTTGCGCGAGGTGGACTTCGCCGAGGGCCACAAGCACTACGAGTTCAACCGCGAGGAGACGCCCCACCAGCACATGATCTGCGTGCAGTGCGGCACGACCCTCGAGTTCTCGGGCGAGGAGCTCGAGGCGGCGGCCCGCTCGGCCGCCGAGGCCTTCGGCTTCGCCGTGCTGGACGTGCAATTCAAGATCTTCGGCCGCTGCGCCGCATGCCAGGCCCTGGGCCGCTCTTAA
- a CDS encoding ATP-binding protein, with product MTTAQKDEVSLLPKLLDGIAVLDGGRLVSRNPQLLQLLAESGEKPETVGAERLERLLADPAVAALLERGEGELELIPDWWRGQVLYLTAQPLEDRRLLVIHNLTSVHRLANMQQDFVANVSHELRTPLTSIRMAAESLQLGAMASEKMRAKFLSNIQREADRLTRLVNELLVVANLHGRPTLHMADFTFPELAGEVKTTLDPHADLNHVNLVVNCPESLPVYRGDRDRIHQVLINLVDNAIKFTPASGTVTLDIAFDEGDKAIKIKVIDTGIGIPEIDRPRIFDRFYRVDKSRSRVTGGVGLGLSIVKDIIVAHGGNVVVSSEINVGTTFLITFPLDHEG from the coding sequence ATGACCACCGCCCAGAAGGATGAAGTCTCGCTTTTGCCCAAGCTGCTGGACGGCATCGCCGTGCTCGACGGGGGGCGCCTCGTCTCGCGCAACCCCCAGCTGCTCCAGCTTTTGGCCGAGTCCGGGGAGAAGCCCGAGACCGTGGGCGCCGAGCGCCTCGAGCGCCTGCTCGCCGACCCGGCCGTCGCCGCCCTCCTCGAAAGGGGCGAGGGAGAGCTCGAGCTGATTCCCGACTGGTGGCGGGGGCAGGTCCTGTACCTGACGGCGCAGCCGCTGGAGGATCGGCGCCTCCTGGTGATCCACAACCTCACCTCGGTCCATCGCCTGGCGAACATGCAGCAGGACTTCGTCGCCAACGTCAGCCACGAGCTGCGCACCCCCCTGACCTCGATCCGGATGGCGGCCGAGAGCCTCCAGCTGGGCGCGATGGCCAGCGAGAAGATGCGCGCCAAGTTCCTGAGCAACATCCAGCGCGAGGCGGATCGCCTCACCCGGCTGGTCAACGAGCTGCTGGTGGTGGCCAACCTCCACGGCCGCCCGACGCTGCACATGGCCGACTTCACCTTCCCCGAGCTCGCCGGCGAGGTCAAGACCACCCTCGATCCCCACGCGGATCTCAACCACGTCAACCTCGTGGTCAACTGCCCGGAGAGCCTGCCCGTCTATCGCGGCGATCGCGACCGGATCCACCAGGTCCTGATCAACCTGGTGGACAACGCGATCAAGTTCACGCCGGCCTCGGGTACCGTCACCCTCGACATCGCGTTCGACGAGGGGGATAAGGCCATCAAGATCAAGGTCATCGACACGGGGATCGGCATCCCCGAGATCGATCGCCCCCGCATCTTCGATCGCTTCTACCGGGTGGACAAGAGCCGCTCGCGGGTCACGGGCGGGGTGGGCCTGGGCCTGTCGATCGTCAAGGACATCATCGTCGCCCACGGCGGCAACGTGGTGGTCTCGAGCGAGATCAACGTCGGCACCACCTTCCTCATCACCTTCCCGCTGGATCATGAAGGGTAG